A genomic stretch from Zeimonas sediminis includes:
- the zapE gene encoding cell division protein ZapE: MGVVQTWRAELARRGYQADAAQLAAIERLQRMHDELVVFKAKRSTRLKRLINRPAVPRGVWMYGGVGRGKSFLMDCFYEAVPVVRKTRLHFHEFMRGVHRELEELKGTADPLDAVAERVARRYRLICFDEFHVSDIADAMILERLMRGLFAHGVTFVMTSNYHPDALYPEGLHRDRVLPAIALIREHVDVVNVDAGVDYRRRSMAQVQAYHWPDDAAARAALEQAFVAVAEAHDENPQMLIENRELRALRRAGGAVWFDFDTLCGGPRSQNDYLELASLFHTVILSGVPKMGANMASQARRFVWLVDVLYDRRVKLIVSAACPPEQLYTEGSFANEFHRTVSRLVEMQSREYLEAPRREEGAALGAAG; this comes from the coding sequence ATGGGCGTCGTCCAGACCTGGCGCGCGGAGCTGGCGCGGCGAGGCTACCAGGCCGACGCCGCGCAGCTCGCGGCGATCGAGCGGCTGCAGCGGATGCACGACGAACTGGTCGTGTTCAAGGCGAAGCGCTCGACCCGGCTCAAGCGGCTGATCAACCGGCCCGCGGTGCCGCGCGGCGTCTGGATGTACGGCGGGGTGGGGCGCGGCAAGAGCTTCCTGATGGACTGCTTCTACGAGGCGGTCCCGGTGGTGCGCAAGACCCGGCTGCACTTCCACGAGTTCATGCGCGGGGTGCACCGCGAGCTCGAGGAGCTGAAGGGCACGGCCGACCCGCTCGACGCGGTCGCCGAGCGCGTGGCCAGGCGCTACCGGCTGATCTGCTTCGACGAGTTCCACGTGTCGGACATCGCCGACGCGATGATCCTCGAGCGGCTGATGCGGGGCCTGTTCGCGCACGGGGTCACCTTCGTGATGACCTCGAACTACCACCCCGACGCGCTGTATCCCGAGGGCCTGCACCGCGACCGGGTGCTGCCGGCGATCGCGCTGATCCGCGAGCACGTCGACGTGGTCAACGTCGACGCCGGGGTCGACTACCGCCGGCGCTCGATGGCGCAGGTCCAGGCCTATCACTGGCCGGACGACGCGGCCGCCCGCGCGGCGCTCGAGCAGGCCTTCGTCGCGGTGGCCGAGGCCCACGACGAGAACCCGCAGATGCTGATCGAGAACCGCGAGCTGCGCGCGCTCAGGCGGGCCGGCGGCGCGGTCTGGTTCGACTTCGACACGCTTTGCGGCGGCCCGCGCTCGCAGAACGACTACCTGGAACTGGCCAGCCTGTTCCACACGGTGATCCTGTCCGGCGTGCCGAAGATGGGCGCGAACATGGCCTCGCAGGCGCGCCGCTTCGTGTGGCTGGTCGACGTGCTCTACGACCGTCGCGTGAAGCTGATCGTGTCGGCCGCCTGCCCGCCGGAGCAGCTCTATACCGAGGGCTCGTTCGCCAACGAGTTCCACCGCACGGTGAGCCGGCTGGTCGAGATGCAGTCGCGCGAGTACCTCGAGGCGCCGCGGCGCGAGGAAGGCGCCGCGCTGGGCGCGGCGGGCTGA
- a CDS encoding AAA family ATPase encodes MVAVPSTERIAALVSELSCGLVERDEPARLLLLAAFAGEHMLLVGPPGTAKSELARRLHRVVGGRWFERLLTRFTVPEEVFGPMSLAALDEGRYERDVSGYLPDASVAFLDEVFRANSAILNALLALLNERVFDQGSQRIATPLVALVGATNEIPDDEALRAFLDRFLVRCFVEPVGDEAFGELLGAGAGADAPDASPSPPRLDAGELQAARREAAGVALPPPVVATLGALRRQARDWNLPVSDRRWVRAAQLLRVAAATAGRDEVGLDDLLLLKYVLPERADQVEQVEQWLLARLGADAPLEPVRAARIVEAFEKQIELEQGATELAFDDSGKLSLVQKVGGAEAETMSGAAPRLSAFSRRKRYGATHIRARIAQIDAALADFDAFAGQAAGHRDRVAARLGRHPWLTPAFVARIGQVLAANAATVAGLRERLAGIRAAFAALPLADDDDGRAPAPVAVGS; translated from the coding sequence ATGGTCGCGGTGCCGTCCACCGAACGGATCGCCGCGCTGGTGTCCGAGCTGTCCTGCGGGCTGGTCGAGCGCGACGAGCCCGCCCGCCTGCTGCTGCTGGCGGCCTTCGCCGGCGAGCACATGCTGCTGGTCGGGCCGCCCGGAACCGCCAAGAGCGAGCTCGCGCGCCGCCTGCACCGGGTGGTCGGCGGCCGCTGGTTCGAGCGCCTGCTCACCCGCTTCACCGTGCCCGAGGAGGTCTTCGGGCCGATGTCGCTGGCCGCGCTCGACGAGGGGCGCTACGAGCGCGACGTGTCCGGCTACCTGCCGGACGCGTCGGTCGCCTTCCTCGACGAGGTGTTCCGGGCGAACTCCGCGATCCTGAACGCGCTGCTCGCGCTGCTGAACGAGCGGGTCTTCGACCAGGGCTCCCAGCGGATCGCCACGCCGCTGGTCGCGCTGGTCGGGGCCACCAACGAGATACCGGACGACGAGGCGCTGCGGGCCTTCCTCGACCGCTTCCTGGTCCGCTGCTTCGTCGAGCCGGTCGGCGACGAGGCCTTCGGCGAGCTGCTCGGGGCGGGCGCCGGCGCGGACGCGCCGGACGCATCGCCGTCGCCGCCGCGACTCGATGCAGGGGAGCTGCAGGCGGCCCGGCGCGAGGCCGCCGGCGTCGCGCTTCCGCCGCCCGTCGTCGCCACGCTCGGGGCGCTGCGCAGGCAGGCTCGCGACTGGAACCTGCCGGTGTCGGACCGGCGCTGGGTGCGCGCCGCGCAGCTGCTGCGGGTCGCGGCCGCGACCGCAGGGCGCGACGAGGTGGGCCTCGACGACCTGCTGCTGCTCAAGTACGTGTTGCCCGAGCGGGCGGACCAGGTCGAGCAGGTCGAGCAGTGGCTGCTCGCTCGCCTGGGCGCCGACGCGCCGCTCGAGCCGGTGCGGGCGGCGCGGATCGTCGAGGCCTTCGAGAAGCAGATCGAGCTGGAGCAGGGCGCCACCGAGCTGGCCTTCGACGATTCCGGCAAGCTCTCCCTGGTGCAGAAGGTCGGCGGCGCCGAGGCCGAGACGATGTCCGGCGCCGCGCCGCGTCTCTCCGCCTTCAGCCGGCGCAAGCGCTACGGTGCGACCCACATCCGCGCGCGCATCGCGCAGATCGACGCGGCGCTCGCCGACTTCGACGCTTTCGCAGGGCAGGCCGCCGGCCACCGCGACAGGGTCGCGGCGCGACTGGGCCGGCATCCCTGGCTCACGCCGGCCTTCGTGGCGCGCATCGGGCAGGTGCTGGCGGCCAATGCCGCCACGGTCGCCGGCCTGCGCGAGCGGCTCGCCGGCATCCGCGCGGCCTTCGCCGCGCTGCCGCTGGCCGACGACGACGACGGCCGTGCGCCCGCGCCGGTGGCAGTCGGCAGCTGA
- a CDS encoding YdcH family protein: MPDDRSPESIQRRIAELQLEHRGLDAMIDALGREPRFDELQLRRLKKRKLQIKDTITLLQMQLVPDVPA, from the coding sequence ATGCCTGACGACCGCAGCCCAGAATCGATCCAGCGACGCATCGCCGAGCTCCAGCTCGAGCATCGCGGGCTCGACGCGATGATCGACGCGCTGGGACGCGAGCCCCGCTTCGACGAACTGCAGCTGCGCAGGCTCAAGAAGCGCAAGCTCCAGATCAAGGACACGATCACCCTGCTGCAGATGCAGCTGGTGCCCGACGTGCCTGCCTGA
- the odhB gene encoding 2-oxoglutarate dehydrogenase complex dihydrolipoyllysine-residue succinyltransferase yields MALIEVKVPQLSESVAEATLLQWHKKVGEAVARDENLIDIETDKVVLELPAPDAGVISQIVKGDGSTVVAGEVIAVIDTEAKAGAVAAPAAAPAAAPAPAAAAPAAAPAAPAAAAGGAKAGVAMPAAAKLMAEAGLSPAQVPGTGRDGRITKGDVLAAAAAPAAAPAPAIPTGVPTSSLPEVKPPVDLASMLEGRPEQRVPMSRLRQRVAERLLQSQATNAILTTFNEVNMQPVMDLRKKYQDRFEKEHGTRLGFMSFFVKAAVHALKKFPVVNASVDGTDIVYHGYFDIGVAVGSPRGLVVPVVRNADQLNFAQIEKQIAEYGKRAQDGKLGLEDLTGGTFSISNGGVFGSMLSTPIINPPQSAILGIHATKERPVVENGQIVIRPINYLALSYDHRIIDGREAVLFLVAIKEALEDPSRLLLDL; encoded by the coding sequence ATGGCCCTCATCGAAGTCAAGGTCCCGCAGCTGTCCGAATCGGTCGCCGAGGCGACGCTGCTGCAGTGGCACAAGAAAGTCGGCGAAGCGGTGGCTCGCGACGAGAACCTGATCGACATCGAGACCGACAAGGTCGTGCTCGAGCTGCCCGCGCCCGATGCCGGCGTGATCTCCCAGATCGTCAAGGGCGACGGCAGCACCGTCGTGGCCGGCGAAGTGATCGCGGTCATCGACACCGAGGCGAAGGCCGGCGCGGTGGCCGCGCCTGCCGCTGCCCCGGCGGCGGCTCCGGCGCCTGCCGCAGCCGCGCCGGCCGCGGCGCCGGCTGCACCCGCCGCCGCGGCAGGTGGCGCGAAGGCCGGCGTGGCGATGCCCGCCGCCGCCAAGCTGATGGCCGAGGCCGGCCTGTCGCCGGCCCAGGTGCCCGGCACCGGCCGCGACGGCCGCATCACCAAGGGCGACGTGCTGGCCGCTGCCGCCGCGCCCGCCGCCGCGCCGGCGCCGGCGATCCCGACCGGCGTGCCGACCAGCAGCCTGCCCGAGGTCAAGCCGCCGGTCGACCTGGCGAGCATGCTCGAGGGGCGCCCCGAGCAGCGCGTGCCGATGTCGCGGCTGCGCCAGCGCGTGGCCGAGCGGCTGCTGCAGTCGCAGGCGACCAACGCGATCCTGACGACCTTCAACGAGGTCAACATGCAGCCGGTCATGGACCTGCGCAAGAAATACCAGGACCGCTTCGAGAAGGAGCACGGCACCCGGCTCGGCTTCATGTCCTTCTTCGTGAAGGCGGCCGTGCACGCGCTGAAGAAGTTCCCGGTGGTCAACGCGTCTGTCGACGGCACCGACATCGTCTACCACGGCTACTTCGACATCGGCGTGGCGGTGGGCTCGCCGCGCGGCCTGGTCGTGCCGGTCGTGCGCAACGCCGACCAGTTGAACTTCGCGCAGATCGAGAAGCAGATCGCCGAGTACGGCAAGCGCGCGCAGGACGGCAAGCTCGGCCTCGAGGACCTCACCGGCGGCACCTTCTCGATCAGCAACGGCGGCGTGTTCGGCTCGATGCTCTCCACGCCGATCATCAACCCGCCGCAGTCTGCCATCCTGGGCATCCACGCGACCAAGGAGCGGCCGGTCGTCGAGAACGGCCAGATCGTGATCCGCCCGATCAACTACCTGGCGCTGTCCTACGATCACCGGATCATCGACGGCCGGGAGGCGGTGCTCTTCCTCGTCGCGATCAAGGAGGCGCTCGAGGACCCGTCGCGCCTTCTCCTCGACCTGTAA
- a CDS encoding PP2C family protein-serine/threonine phosphatase — MRVSESSLPGLQVVACTGQHRGDRSEQQDRVAVLQGRQAQRCALGLLADGLGGRSGGALAAENVILAAQNCFDRFAPAEESPEGFFATLVAEVHAVVKLAALATDKEPHSTFASVLVQPGRVDWCHVGDSRIYHFRGTELRHCTADHNYAWQLVSEGKSTPERARLHPSAQMLVNSIGGLRKPWPDIGGIDDPCPEDSFLLCSDGLWAYFHPEELAEIIVSMSCRDAAARLIELARKRARGRGDNCSLVLMRLGGGTQPAG, encoded by the coding sequence ATGCGCGTCAGCGAATCCAGCCTGCCCGGCCTCCAGGTCGTCGCCTGCACCGGCCAGCACCGAGGCGACCGCAGCGAGCAGCAGGATCGCGTCGCGGTGCTGCAGGGCCGCCAGGCCCAGCGCTGCGCGCTCGGGCTGCTCGCCGACGGACTCGGGGGGCGCAGCGGCGGCGCGCTGGCGGCCGAGAACGTGATCCTGGCGGCCCAGAACTGCTTCGACCGCTTCGCGCCGGCCGAGGAGTCGCCCGAGGGCTTCTTCGCCACGCTGGTCGCCGAAGTCCACGCCGTGGTCAAGCTCGCTGCGCTGGCCACCGACAAGGAGCCGCACAGCACCTTCGCGTCGGTGCTCGTGCAGCCCGGCAGGGTCGACTGGTGCCACGTGGGCGACAGCAGGATCTATCACTTCCGCGGCACCGAGCTGCGCCACTGCACCGCCGACCACAACTACGCGTGGCAGCTGGTATCCGAAGGCAAGTCCACGCCCGAGCGCGCGCGGCTTCACCCGTCCGCGCAGATGCTGGTGAACTCGATCGGCGGCCTGCGCAAGCCCTGGCCGGACATCGGCGGCATCGACGACCCCTGCCCGGAGGACAGCTTCCTGCTGTGCTCCGACGGTCTCTGGGCCTACTTCCACCCCGAGGAGCTCGCCGAGATCATCGTGTCGATGTCGTGCCGCGACGCCGCCGCGCGCCTGATCGAGCTGGCCCGCAAGCGCGCCCGCGGCCGCGGCGACAACTGCTCGCTGGTGCTGATGCGGCTGGGCGGCGGCACTCAGCCGGCCGGCTGA
- the lpdA gene encoding dihydrolipoyl dehydrogenase, whose translation MSQNFDVVVIGAGSSGYIAAVRAAQLGFRVACVEKWRNPNGEYALGGTCLNVGCIPSKALLASSEEYEKAAGHLDEHGISVSSVKIDVPKMIARKDSIVSKMTKGIEFLFRKNKITWLKGHARFVSGEGASIRLEVIEDGEALLVEAANVIIATGSKPRHLPGIPVDNKLICDNEGALAMTEVPKRLGVIGAGVIGLELGSVWRRLGAEVTILEALPTFLAATDVAVQKEAAKLFAKQGLKIELGVKIGEVVTGKKGVKVAWTDAKGGAQALECDRLIVSVGRVPHTEGLGLETIGLATDERGFIPVDGHCRTALPNVYAIGDVVRGPMLAHKGEDEGVMVAELIAGQKPHIDYDKIPWVIYTSPEIAWVGKTEQQLKEEGRAIKTGQFPFAINGRALGIGSPEGFVKVIADAATDEVLGVHVVASSASDLIAEATMAMEFKASAEDIGRICHAHPSLAEVMREAALAASDKRALNM comes from the coding sequence ATGTCCCAGAATTTCGACGTCGTCGTCATCGGCGCCGGCTCCAGCGGCTACATCGCCGCGGTCCGCGCGGCCCAGCTCGGCTTTCGCGTCGCTTGCGTCGAGAAGTGGCGCAACCCGAACGGCGAGTACGCGCTCGGCGGCACCTGCCTGAACGTCGGATGCATCCCGTCCAAGGCGCTGCTGGCCTCTAGCGAGGAGTACGAGAAGGCCGCCGGCCATCTCGACGAGCACGGCATCTCGGTCTCGAGCGTGAAGATCGACGTGCCGAAGATGATCGCCCGCAAGGACTCGATCGTCTCGAAGATGACCAAGGGCATCGAGTTCCTGTTCCGCAAGAACAAGATCACCTGGCTCAAGGGCCATGCCCGCTTCGTGTCCGGCGAGGGCGCGTCGATCCGCCTCGAGGTCATCGAGGACGGCGAGGCGCTGCTCGTCGAGGCCGCGAACGTGATCATCGCCACCGGCTCGAAGCCGCGGCACCTGCCCGGCATCCCGGTCGACAACAAGCTGATCTGCGACAACGAGGGCGCGCTCGCGATGACCGAGGTGCCCAAGCGGCTCGGCGTCATCGGCGCCGGCGTGATCGGCCTGGAACTCGGCTCGGTCTGGCGCAGGCTCGGCGCCGAGGTCACGATCCTCGAGGCTCTTCCGACCTTCCTGGCCGCCACCGACGTCGCGGTCCAGAAGGAGGCGGCCAAGCTGTTCGCCAAGCAGGGCCTGAAGATCGAGCTCGGCGTGAAGATCGGCGAGGTCGTGACCGGCAAGAAGGGCGTCAAGGTCGCCTGGACGGACGCCAAGGGCGGGGCGCAGGCGCTGGAGTGCGACCGGCTGATCGTTTCGGTCGGGCGGGTGCCGCACACCGAGGGGCTGGGCCTGGAAACCATCGGCCTGGCCACCGACGAGCGCGGCTTCATCCCGGTCGACGGGCACTGCCGCACCGCCTTGCCCAACGTCTACGCGATCGGCGACGTGGTCCGCGGCCCGATGCTCGCCCACAAGGGCGAGGACGAGGGCGTGATGGTCGCCGAGCTGATCGCCGGCCAGAAGCCGCACATCGACTACGACAAGATCCCCTGGGTCATCTACACCTCGCCCGAGATCGCCTGGGTCGGCAAGACCGAGCAGCAGCTCAAGGAAGAGGGGCGCGCGATCAAGACCGGCCAGTTCCCGTTCGCGATCAACGGCCGCGCGCTGGGCATCGGCTCGCCCGAAGGCTTCGTCAAGGTGATCGCCGATGCCGCGACCGACGAGGTGCTCGGCGTGCACGTGGTCGCGTCGTCGGCCTCGGACCTGATCGCCGAGGCGACGATGGCGATGGAGTTCAAGGCCTCGGCCGAGGACATCGGCCGGATCTGCCACGCGCACCCGTCGCTGGCCGAGGTGATGCGCGAGGCGGCCCTGGCGGCTTCCGACAAGCGCGCGCTGAACATGTGA
- a CDS encoding 2-oxoglutarate dehydrogenase E1 component encodes MMKAFRSNSYLFGGNAPYVEELYESYLNNPGSVPDAWRAWFDSLQMVPAADGKPETRDVAHAPIVQSFAERAREGTLQPRVMGGDAATARKQVFVQQLVAAYRNVGSRWADLDPLKRQERPPIPELEPAFYDFTEGDHANIYSAANTYFGFDNAPLRDILQALRDTYCGSIGAEFMYISDQAQKRWWQERLESTRARPNYSPEKKKRILERLTAAEGLERYLHTKFVGQKRFSLEGGETFIAAMDELIQRAGEAGIQEIVIGMAHRGRLNVLVNTLGKMPKDLFAEFEGHHADDLPSGDVKYHKGFSSDVSTPGGPVHLSLAFNPSHLEIVNPVVEGSAKARMVRRNDRNGDQVLPVLVHGDAAFAGQGVVMETLNLAQTRGYGTRGTVHIVINNQIGFTTSDPRDTRSTIYCTDVVKMIEAPVLHVNGDDPEAVVYATQLALEFRQQFRKDVVVDIVCFRKLGHNEQDTPAVTQPMMYKKIAAHPGTRKLYAERLAAQNVIAEDEGDRFVADYRKAMDEGKHTVDPVITNFKSKFAVDWLPFLNRKWTDSADTAVPLAELQRLGERITTLPADLKLHPLVEKVVNDRRAMARGEMPLDWGMGEHLAFATLCAAGYGVRLSGQDSGRGTFTHRHAVLHDQNREKWDAGAYIPLQFVSENQGNFIVIDSVLSEEAVLGFEYGYASSDPNTLVIWEGQFGDFVNGAQVVIDQFISSGETKWGRANGLVMMLPHGYEGQGPEHSSARPERFLQLCAEHNMQVCQPTTPSQIFHLLRRQMIRMFRKPLIILTPKSLLRHKEAVSSLDEFARGEFRTVLAEPDAAIDPKKVRRVIVSTGRVHYDLVAGRRERERDDVALLRIEQLYPFPHKALEAELRKYPNATQVVWCQDEPQNQGAWFYVQHHLSDALKEGQKLGYAGRAPSASPAVGYYDKHYAQQKELIAAAFGDSKSRSRKAA; translated from the coding sequence ATGATGAAAGCCTTCCGGTCGAACTCGTACCTGTTCGGCGGCAATGCTCCATATGTCGAAGAGCTCTACGAGAGCTACCTGAACAACCCGGGCTCGGTGCCCGACGCCTGGCGCGCCTGGTTCGACAGCCTGCAGATGGTGCCGGCGGCCGACGGCAAGCCTGAAACCCGCGACGTCGCGCACGCCCCGATCGTCCAGTCCTTCGCCGAGCGCGCCCGCGAGGGCACGCTGCAGCCGCGCGTGATGGGCGGCGACGCCGCCACCGCCCGCAAGCAGGTCTTCGTCCAGCAGCTTGTGGCCGCCTATCGCAACGTCGGTTCGCGCTGGGCCGACCTGGATCCCCTGAAGCGCCAGGAGCGCCCGCCGATCCCCGAGCTCGAGCCGGCCTTCTACGACTTCACCGAAGGCGACCACGCCAACATCTACTCGGCGGCGAACACCTATTTCGGCTTCGACAACGCGCCGCTGCGCGACATCCTGCAGGCGCTGCGCGACACCTACTGCGGCTCGATCGGCGCCGAGTTCATGTACATCAGCGACCAGGCCCAGAAGCGCTGGTGGCAGGAGCGCCTCGAGTCGACGCGCGCCCGGCCGAACTACTCGCCCGAGAAGAAGAAGCGCATCCTCGAGCGGCTGACCGCCGCCGAAGGCCTCGAGCGCTACCTGCACACCAAGTTCGTCGGCCAGAAGCGCTTTTCGCTCGAGGGCGGCGAGACCTTCATCGCCGCGATGGACGAGCTGATCCAGCGGGCCGGCGAGGCCGGCATCCAGGAGATCGTGATCGGCATGGCCCACCGCGGCCGCCTGAACGTGCTGGTGAACACGCTGGGCAAGATGCCCAAGGACCTGTTCGCCGAGTTCGAGGGGCACCACGCCGACGACCTGCCCAGCGGCGACGTCAAGTACCACAAGGGCTTCTCGAGCGACGTCTCCACCCCGGGCGGCCCGGTCCACCTGTCGCTGGCCTTCAACCCGTCCCACCTGGAGATCGTCAACCCGGTGGTCGAGGGCTCTGCCAAGGCGCGGATGGTCCGGCGCAACGACCGCAACGGCGACCAGGTGCTGCCGGTGCTCGTGCACGGGGACGCGGCCTTCGCCGGGCAGGGCGTCGTCATGGAGACGCTGAACCTGGCGCAGACCCGCGGCTACGGCACGCGCGGCACGGTGCACATCGTCATCAACAACCAGATCGGCTTCACCACCTCGGATCCGCGCGACACCCGCTCGACGATCTACTGCACCGACGTGGTCAAGATGATCGAGGCGCCGGTGCTGCACGTGAACGGCGACGATCCCGAGGCCGTCGTCTACGCGACCCAGCTGGCGCTGGAGTTCCGCCAGCAGTTCCGCAAGGACGTGGTCGTCGACATCGTCTGCTTCCGCAAGCTCGGCCACAACGAGCAGGACACGCCGGCGGTCACGCAGCCGATGATGTACAAGAAGATCGCGGCGCACCCGGGCACCCGGAAGCTGTACGCGGAGCGCCTGGCCGCGCAGAACGTGATCGCCGAGGACGAAGGCGACCGCTTCGTCGCCGACTACCGCAAGGCGATGGACGAGGGCAAGCACACGGTGGACCCGGTCATCACGAACTTCAAGAGCAAGTTCGCGGTCGACTGGCTGCCCTTCCTGAACCGCAAGTGGACCGATTCGGCCGACACCGCGGTGCCGCTGGCCGAGCTGCAGCGCCTGGGCGAGCGCATCACGACGCTGCCGGCCGACCTGAAGCTGCACCCGCTGGTCGAGAAGGTGGTCAACGACCGCCGCGCGATGGCCCGCGGCGAGATGCCGCTCGACTGGGGCATGGGCGAGCACCTGGCCTTCGCGACGCTGTGCGCGGCGGGTTACGGCGTGCGCCTGTCGGGCCAGGATTCGGGCCGCGGCACCTTCACGCACCGGCACGCGGTGCTGCACGACCAGAACCGCGAGAAGTGGGATGCGGGCGCGTACATCCCGCTGCAGTTCGTCTCGGAGAACCAGGGCAACTTCATCGTCATCGACTCGGTGCTTTCCGAGGAGGCGGTGCTCGGCTTCGAGTACGGCTACGCGTCGTCCGATCCGAACACGCTGGTGATCTGGGAGGGGCAGTTCGGCGACTTCGTCAACGGCGCGCAGGTCGTCATCGACCAGTTCATCTCTTCGGGCGAGACCAAGTGGGGCCGGGCCAACGGCCTGGTCATGATGCTGCCGCACGGCTACGAAGGCCAGGGGCCGGAGCACTCGTCGGCGCGTCCCGAGCGCTTCCTGCAGCTGTGCGCCGAGCACAACATGCAGGTGTGCCAGCCGACCACCCCCTCGCAGATCTTCCACCTGTTGCGCAGGCAGATGATCCGGATGTTCCGCAAGCCGCTGATCATCCTCACGCCGAAGTCGCTGCTGCGCCACAAGGAAGCCGTTTCCTCGCTGGACGAGTTCGCCAGGGGCGAGTTCCGGACGGTGCTGGCCGAGCCGGACGCGGCGATCGACCCGAAGAAGGTGCGCCGGGTCATCGTGAGCACCGGCCGCGTGCACTACGACCTGGTTGCGGGCCGGCGCGAGCGCGAGCGCGACGACGTCGCGCTGCTGCGGATCGAGCAGCTGTACCCGTTCCCGCACAAGGCGCTCGAGGCCGAGCTCAGGAAGTACCCGAACGCGACGCAGGTGGTCTGGTGCCAGGACGAGCCGCAGAACCAGGGCGCCTGGTTCTACGTCCAGCATCACCTGTCCGACGCGCTGAAGGAGGGCCAGAAGCTCGGCTACGCCGGGCGCGCGCCCTCGGCCTCGCCGGCGGTCGGCTACTACGACAAGCACTACGCGCAGCAGAAGGAACTGATCGCCGCCGCATTCGGCGACAGCAAGTCCCGCTCGCGCAAGGCCGCCTGA
- a CDS encoding VWA domain-containing protein has translation MDDPLALDRLALERRYAGLDRLHRRLWLPAIVNGEGSLPERLAALADWRERLLAGAEPRRADDRWPAADVTEAFAAAFERLDLPSLCRRHEEVTDQVLRSMLWHLDRLAAIASRLGRAEAARACADAFVEDWTTESADLKAVLRLFESLDGLASLANWSRVRGLLRDERWQSVLDTHATLQRLPGLAALIRRLGRVRPEHEIELRDSATVTDDAAARQWARRRVDVEIPGAAVEIEGIRRAGDLSRLVASEAADWLRSRRRAGHEAVARPGAAMTPGRARRLRRLFAARLAEQSLLAYQHRQFVAEFRMIEAPAVASRSQPAPRARLEAGPMILCVDTSASMAGGPEQVGKAMVFEAMRTAARERRACLLLAFSGPGDLRQLELGADADGLERLADFLASSFHGGTDIVDPVERALDLLETGAWRQADLLIASDGEFGATSALLDRLRAARERLGLRVQGVLIGDRETIGLREVADEVFWVRDWRRFGQRHAQIESPVHDSRLTRLYFPNASMRPPDPERSPEPARSPEPDRPAGPDQAESPDQAEDPDQPAG, from the coding sequence GTGGACGATCCGCTGGCGCTCGACCGGCTTGCGCTCGAGCGTCGCTACGCCGGGCTGGACAGGCTGCATCGCCGGCTCTGGCTTCCGGCGATCGTCAACGGGGAGGGCAGCCTGCCCGAGCGGCTCGCGGCGCTGGCCGACTGGCGCGAGCGACTGCTCGCCGGCGCTGAGCCGAGGCGCGCCGACGATCGCTGGCCGGCCGCGGACGTCACGGAAGCCTTCGCCGCGGCGTTCGAGCGGCTGGACCTGCCGTCACTGTGCCGTCGTCACGAGGAAGTGACCGACCAGGTGCTGCGAAGCATGCTGTGGCACCTGGACCGGCTGGCCGCGATCGCCTCCCGCCTGGGCCGCGCCGAGGCGGCCCGGGCCTGCGCCGATGCCTTCGTCGAGGACTGGACGACCGAGTCGGCCGACCTGAAGGCGGTCCTGCGGCTCTTCGAGTCGCTCGACGGCCTGGCCAGCCTGGCGAACTGGTCCCGTGTCAGGGGCCTGTTGCGCGACGAGCGCTGGCAGTCCGTGCTCGACACGCACGCGACGCTGCAGCGCCTGCCCGGGCTGGCCGCGCTGATCAGGCGGCTGGGGCGCGTGCGGCCCGAGCACGAGATCGAGCTTCGCGACAGCGCGACCGTGACCGACGACGCGGCGGCAAGGCAGTGGGCGCGACGCCGCGTGGACGTCGAGATCCCCGGCGCGGCGGTCGAGATCGAGGGGATCCGCCGGGCGGGAGACCTGTCGCGCCTGGTCGCCAGCGAAGCGGCCGACTGGCTGCGCAGCCGGCGCCGCGCCGGGCACGAGGCGGTCGCGAGGCCGGGCGCCGCGATGACGCCCGGACGGGCCCGCCGGCTTCGCCGGCTGTTCGCGGCCCGGCTGGCCGAGCAGTCGCTGCTGGCCTACCAGCATCGGCAGTTCGTCGCCGAGTTCCGGATGATCGAGGCGCCGGCGGTGGCCTCGCGCTCGCAGCCGGCGCCGCGGGCCCGGCTGGAGGCGGGGCCGATGATCCTGTGCGTCGACACCTCTGCGTCGATGGCTGGCGGTCCCGAGCAGGTCGGCAAGGCGATGGTCTTCGAGGCGATGCGCACCGCGGCGCGAGAGCGGCGGGCCTGCCTGCTGCTGGCCTTCAGCGGCCCCGGCGACCTGCGCCAGCTCGAGCTCGGCGCCGACGCCGACGGTCTCGAGCGGCTCGCGGACTTCCTGGCGAGCAGCTTCCACGGCGGCACCGACATCGTCGATCCGGTGGAACGCGCGCTGGACCTGCTCGAGACCGGCGCCTGGCGCCAGGCCGACCTGCTGATCGCCTCCGACGGCGAGTTCGGCGCCACCTCGGCGCTGCTCGACCGGCTGCGTGCCGCCCGCGAGCGGCTGGGCCTGCGGGTGCAGGGCGTGCTGATCGGCGACCGCGAGACGATCGGCTTGCGCGAGGTCGCCGACGAGGTCTTCTGGGTGCGCGACTGGCGCCGCTTCGGCCAGCGTCATGCGCAAATCGAGTCGCCGGTGCACGACAGCCGCCTGACCCGCCTGTACTTCCCGAATGCGTCGATGCGGCCGCCCGACCCGGAGCGATCGCCCGAGCCGGCGCGATCGCCCGAGCCTGATCGGCCGGCGGGCCCGGATCAGGCGGAGAGCCCGGATCAGGCGGAGGATCCGGATCAGCCGGCCGGCTGA